From the genome of Streptomyces ficellus:
CGTCCCGGACGCGGTGACGTCGTGGTCCGGCACGGTCTCGCCCGCCCGGATCAGCTCGATGCGGCCCATGACCTTGGCGCGCAGGTCGGACGGGACGTCGTCATGACCGCAGCACCGCTTGACCAGCTTCTTCACGGCCTGCTCCAGCCCGTACTTCTCCAGGCACGGGGAGCA
Proteins encoded in this window:
- the rsrA gene encoding mycothiol system anti-sigma-R factor: MSCGEPHETDCSEVLDHLYEFLDREMPDSDCTKFEVHFEECSPCLEKYGLEQAVKKLVKRCCGHDDVPSDLRAKVMGRIELIRAGETVPDHDVTASGTTPVADA